TAATGTCTGTTCGTTGAGGTGATCGATCAACACCGTCTCGGGATCGATACCCACCTCCTTGACCAAAGCGATCGTCCTCTCGGTGCCCCTGACCTTGTCTCTGTGAGGCGTATGGACCAATGCCGGCAGCTTGTGCTCCATGGCCAGGGTCAGCTGCTCCGCAAAAAACCGCTCTTCCTCAGCCGAGATGTCGTCATAACCGATCTCTCCCACTGCCACGACCCCATCCTTCACCAGATACCTCGGCATCAACCTCATCACGTCTTCCGCCATCGGGATATTGTTAGCTTCCTTGGGGTTGAGGCCTATCGTGCAATAGTGTCTGATGCCGAACTGGCTTGCGCGGAATCGTTCCCAGCCGATTAATGTATCGAAATAGTCAATGAACGTCCCGGACTGGGTGCGTGGCTGTCCCTGCCAGAACGCCGGTTCGACAACGGCAATGACACCCGCAGCCGCCATCGCTTCATAGTCGTCTGTCGTTCTTGAAAGCATGTGAATATGTGGATCGATATATCGCATGTTTGCACCCATGTCTTAGGATCGGTACGTATTCTAAGTCCCAATGCGGTTTAGAATGCCCAATACGGAATCATCAGTCTCCTGCCCCAGCCTATCCTTGACATATTCGTTCCACTCTGTTGATCGAGACAGATTCCTCTCTATTGCCATCGCTGCGTAGAATCGATGTCGGGAATCCGGTCCCGAACCGTACTCCCTGAGGAAGTCCGCTCCGCGACGGCTCATACTGCCCGCAAGCGCCAGCCAGATATCCGTGGGAACATCCCTCCCGGCATCCTTCAGTTCCTGGATGTAGTCCTCGCACATTCGCGACAAATCCGGATTGGACCGTTCTTCCAGACCGGGCATATCGACAATCGCAATACGCATAAACAGCGCCTTCAATACCAGGCCATTGAACTCAGAGTCGCTGAATCGGCGCGATGGATAGGTGTTTCCATTCAATAGCGCGGACAATATTTTCCTGCTGTTTGTTCGTGTCGCGTCGAGCGCCAGTGGCTTGAATCGTTCATTGTCGGGCAAGAGAACA
The sequence above is drawn from the Gammaproteobacteria bacterium genome and encodes:
- a CDS encoding TatD family hydrolase codes for the protein MRYIDPHIHMLSRTTDDYEAMAAAGVIAVVEPAFWQGQPRTQSGTFIDYFDTLIGWERFRASQFGIRHYCTIGLNPKEANNIPMAEDVMRLMPRYLVKDGVVAVGEIGYDDISAEEERFFAEQLTLAMEHKLPALVHTPHRDKVRGTERTIALVKEVGIDPETVLIDHLNEQTLPLVLDTGCWRGHSIYPHTKMSPERMVKLLQKYGTEKMVVNSAADWGRSDPLNVPKTGEEMLNNGFTKEQVELVLFSNPVEFYSQSGNITLEELVPVKIDQTELWEDNSVLRGQMPVVD
- a CDS encoding EboA domain-containing protein is translated as LISGARRALGSHVVGNPDEVWGVAHAVSRHWTMAELGRVYVLARLLHLNRMEEARLEEAVWKVYRYSDDAEKEAIIKSLVLLPDNERFKPLALDATRTNSRKILSALLNGNTYPSRRFSDSEFNGLVLKALFMRIAIVDMPGLEERSNPDLSRMCEDYIQELKDAGRDVPTDIWLALAGSMSRRGADFLREYGSGPDSRHRFYAAMAIERNLSRSTEWNEYVKDRLGQETDDSVLGILNRIGT